A window of Auraticoccus monumenti contains these coding sequences:
- a CDS encoding nitroreductase family deazaflavin-dependent oxidoreductase — translation MSTEPEYEPSPEKWVRDQVEAIEAAGNTNAAQVMDRPVILMTTRGARSGKIRKVPVMRVEHDGVQLAVASKGGAPEHPQWYHNLVAHPEVEVMVDTERYPATAREISGDERAEWWERAVAAYPPYADYQTKTSREIPLFVLERR, via the coding sequence ATGAGCACCGAACCCGAGTACGAGCCGAGCCCGGAGAAGTGGGTCCGCGACCAGGTCGAGGCCATCGAGGCGGCCGGCAACACCAACGCCGCCCAGGTGATGGACCGCCCGGTCATCCTGATGACCACCCGGGGTGCGAGGTCGGGGAAGATCCGCAAGGTGCCGGTGATGCGGGTCGAGCACGACGGCGTGCAGCTGGCCGTGGCCTCGAAGGGCGGCGCGCCCGAGCACCCGCAGTGGTACCACAACCTGGTCGCCCACCCGGAGGTCGAGGTGATGGTCGACACCGAGCGGTACCCGGCCACCGCGCGCGAGATCTCCGGCGACGAGCGCGCCGAGTGGTGGGAGCGCGCGGTCGCGGCGTACCCGCCGTACGCGGACTACCAGACCAAGACGTCGCGGGAGATCCCGCTGTTCGTCCTCGAGCGCCGCTGA
- a CDS encoding GAF and ANTAR domain-containing protein translates to MGHRDLADALAVAARAMQDSRGETDTLEVAVRLAVDVVHGCTSAGLFELDRNGRVRTTAATDPLVERGDQLQLQLGEGPCLTALVGEPVVLSRDLSSESRWASWSKAASDELGIRSMLSLQLYTGPRGHGSLNLYSTEQDAFDDRDQAVAVTLAAQIAAAIAAARRDDQLTASAASRTVIGQAQGILMERYHLDASQAFAALIRTSQSSNTKLYAVAETLVRTRQTPAALTEDDPAR, encoded by the coding sequence GTGGGACACCGAGACCTCGCCGACGCCCTGGCCGTCGCCGCCCGCGCGATGCAGGACTCGCGCGGGGAGACCGACACCCTGGAGGTCGCCGTCAGGCTGGCGGTGGACGTCGTGCACGGCTGCACCTCCGCGGGCCTGTTCGAGCTCGACAGGAACGGTCGGGTGCGCACCACGGCCGCCACCGACCCGCTGGTCGAGCGCGGGGACCAGCTGCAGCTCCAGCTCGGTGAGGGGCCCTGCCTGACCGCACTGGTGGGGGAGCCGGTCGTGCTGAGCCGCGACCTCTCCAGCGAGTCCCGGTGGGCGTCGTGGTCGAAGGCCGCCTCCGACGAGCTCGGGATCCGCTCGATGCTGTCGCTGCAGCTCTACACCGGCCCCCGTGGCCACGGCTCGCTCAACCTCTACTCCACCGAGCAGGACGCCTTCGACGACCGGGACCAGGCCGTCGCCGTCACGCTGGCCGCCCAGATCGCCGCCGCCATCGCCGCGGCCCGCCGCGACGACCAGCTCACCGCCTCCGCCGCCAGCCGCACGGTCATCGGGCAGGCCCAGGGGATCCTGATGGAGCGCTACCACCTGGACGCCTCCCAGGCCTTCGCCGCCCTGATCCGCACCTCCCAGTCCTCCAACACCAAGCTGTACGCGGTGGCTGAGACGCTGGTGCGGACCCGGCAGACCCCTGCCGCCCTCACCGAGGACGACCCCGCGCGCTGA
- a CDS encoding ThuA domain-containing protein codes for MTQSNEPSATLAGFDPSRSRRALVVRGGWEGHQPVEATDLFIPFLQESGFTVDVHGSPEPYADAGYMAGVDLIVQCMTMSTIEKEQFEGLRSAVEAGAGFAGWHGGIADSYRNTSDYLHLVGGQFACHPGKHPDERVGDMSDNYVPYRVTMLPEAADHPITTGIEDFDLVTEQYWVLSDDYVDVLATTTQKVREWDPWHREVTSPAIWTRQWGEGRIFVTTAGHQVDVLEDPSVNLIVRRGLLWASR; via the coding sequence GTGACCCAGTCCAACGAGCCGTCTGCCACCCTGGCCGGCTTCGACCCGTCCCGTTCCCGGAGGGCCCTCGTGGTCCGCGGCGGCTGGGAGGGCCACCAGCCCGTCGAGGCCACCGACCTCTTCATCCCCTTCCTGCAGGAGTCCGGCTTCACCGTCGACGTCCACGGCTCGCCCGAGCCCTACGCCGACGCCGGCTACATGGCGGGGGTCGACCTGATCGTGCAGTGCATGACCATGAGCACCATCGAGAAGGAGCAGTTCGAGGGGCTCCGCTCCGCCGTCGAGGCGGGCGCCGGGTTCGCGGGCTGGCACGGCGGGATCGCCGACTCCTACCGCAACACCTCCGACTACCTGCACCTGGTCGGCGGGCAGTTCGCCTGCCACCCGGGTAAGCACCCCGACGAGCGCGTCGGCGACATGTCCGACAACTACGTCCCCTACCGGGTTACCATGCTGCCCGAGGCCGCCGACCACCCGATCACCACCGGCATCGAGGACTTCGACCTGGTCACCGAGCAGTACTGGGTGCTGTCCGACGACTACGTCGACGTGCTGGCCACCACCACCCAGAAGGTCCGCGAGTGGGACCCCTGGCACCGTGAGGTCACCTCTCCGGCGATCTGGACCCGCCAGTGGGGCGAGGGCAGGATCTTCGTGACCACCGCCGGTCACCAGGTGGACGTCCTGGAGGACCCGTCGGTCAACCTGATCGTCCGGAGGGGTCTGCTGTGGGCGAGCCGCTGA